CCTCGATTCTCCGACTTCCGGGCGCATCACGCTCGCCGGCGCCGACTTGACGGCGCTCGACGAAGACGGGCGCGCGCGCCTGCGCGCGGAACGCGTGGGTTTTGTCTTCCAGTCGTTCCATCTGGTGCCGTCGCTGACGGCGCTCGAAAACGTGATGTTGCCGCTCGAACTGGCCGGCCGCCGCGACGCGCGGGAAGCGGCCAGCGAAACGCTCGGCCGCGTCGGCCTTGGACAGCGCACGGGGCACTACCCGCGCCAGCTTTCCGGCGGTGAACAACAACGCGTCGCCATCGCGCGTGCGTTCGTGACGCGGCCGGCCGTCTTGTTTGCCGATGAGCCGACGGGAAATCTCGATCAGCACACCGGCGAGAAAATCGTCTCACTGTTGTTCGACCTCAATGCCCAGTCGCACACCACGCTGGTGCTGGTGACCCACGACCGCACGGTGGCGGCGCGCTGCGGCCGTCTCCTGCAGATGGATGCGGGCCAGCTCAAATGATCGCCGGGTCATGAGGGCACTCACCATCGCACTGCGGACTCTGTTCCGCGAGTGGAAGTCGGGTGAACTCGGCGTGCTGGTGCTCGCGATTACGGTGGCCGTGGCAGCGCTCACCGGAGTCGGCTTTCTCGTCGATCGCATCAGCGCCGCGGTGGACAACCAGGCGGGCGAAGTGCTCGCCGCGGATTTGCGGCTGGAATCGTCGCAGCCATTCGACTCCAAAGCTTCTGACGAAGCCACGAAGCGTGGCATCGAGGTCGCGCGCAGCACCGGCATGTTCAGCGTGGTGTTCAACGGCGATGTGAGCCAGCTGACGGCCGTGCGCGCGGTGTCGCCGGAATATCCGCTGCGCGGAAAAGTCATGTTGTCGGACCAGCCCTTCGG
This sequence is a window from Pseudomonadota bacterium. Protein-coding genes within it:
- a CDS encoding ABC transporter ATP-binding protein is translated as MSVLKAENLTKKVTSPEGMLTIVDDVSLDIAAAESVAIVGASGAGKSTLLALLAGLDSPTSGRITLAGADLTALDEDGRARLRAERVGFVFQSFHLVPSLTALENVMLPLELAGRRDAREAASETLGRVGLGQRTGHYPRQLSGGEQQRVAIARAFVTRPAVLFADEPTGNLDQHTGEKIVSLLFDLNAQSHTTLVLVTHDRTVAARCGRLLQMDAGQLK